A section of the Larus michahellis chromosome 1, bLarMic1.1, whole genome shotgun sequence genome encodes:
- the CNGA4 gene encoding cyclic nucleotide-gated channel alpha-4 — translation MHGLSSRLSQRWVRPQLRGATGLIATAEPGTDTSHARGAATPRSWTLDPSGDWYYWWISVMALPVLYNWIVIVCRSCFPALQEQHAGLWLGLDALSDAFYLLDMAVRLHTAFLEDGILVRDRGRIRRRYLRSWCFPWDVAAVLPTDLLYLRLGPAAPAVRANRCLRAPRLFEAFDRRETRTGHPNAFRVAKLMLYVFVAIHWYGCLYFALSARLGLGTDAWVCPNASRPGFARPLRQYLHSFYFSTLVLATVGDTPEPRREEEFLFVTAGFLLAVLGFATITGSIGSVISNMNAADAVFYPDPEPVRRYLRSRGAGGRLARRVASWHQHLRAQRKLPAEQAVLRHLPRGLRAEVAAGVHLPALRRVGLFQSWERGVLRQLVLRLRPQVFGPGEFVCRRGDVGREMYFVREGRLAVLAEDGVTQLAVLGEGLYFGEISLINIKGNTSGNRRTANIMSIGYSDLFCLSKEDLAEVLAEFPSARAMMEAKGRQLLLSMGKLDVHAEAAAEAVAAEAKQRVQGLERALEELQRRAARLLAQLESGAFKLELRVQRLEGRLRRRPRRDGAAGPDGAQGPTGAQSPARVPGPPEVQGPSGVQGPTMPQGPSQGQGPAGGWGPTGVQGPTRAQGPPGAQGPTGAQGPAGGWGPTRVQGLSGVQGPTRVQGPISVQGPSGIQGPSGAQGTPRSQGPTRVQGPTRAHGPSGVQGPTRAQDPPRAQGPSGVRGPPREWGPSGLQDPTGGQGPIRTPGPSRVQGPPRAQGPSKAQGPHGVRGMGGPGPRR, via the exons AG GTCCTGCTTCCCGGCCCTGCAGGAGCAGCACGCGGGGCTGTGGCTCGGCCTGGACGCTCTCAGCGACGCGTTCTACCTGCTGGACATGGCCGTGCGCCTCCACACCG CCTTCCTGGAGGATGGAATCCTGGTGCGGGACCGTGGCCGCATCCGGCGGCGCTACCTGCGCTCCTGGTGCTTCCCCTGGGACGTGGCGGCGGTGCTGCCCACCGACCTGCTCTACCTGCGCCTGGGGCCGGCGGCGCCGGCGGTGCGCGCCAACCGCTGCCTGCGGGCGCCGCGGCTCTTCGAGGCCTTCGACCGCCGGGAGACGCGCACGGGTCACCCCAACGCCTTCCGCGTGGCCAAGCTGATGCTCTACGTCTTCGTGGCCATCCACTGGTATGGTTGCCTCTACTTCGCCCTCTCGGcccgcctggggctgggcaccGACGCTTGGGTCTGCCCCAACGCCAGCCGCCCCGGCTTCGCCCGCCCGCTGCGGCAGTACCTCCACAGCTTCTACTTCTCCACCCTCGTCCTGGCCACCGTGGGCGACACGCCGGAGCCGCGGCGCGAGGAGGAGTTCCTCTTCGTCACCGCCGGCTTCCTCCTGGCCGTGCTGGGCTTCGCCACCATCACGGGCAGCATCGGCTCCGTCATCTCCAACATGAACGCGGCCGACGCCGTCTTCTACCCCGACCCGGAGCCGGTGCGGCGCTACCTGCGctcgcggggggcggggggccggcTGGCACGACGGGTGGCCAGCTGGCACCAGCACCTGCGGGCGCAGCGCAAGCTGCCGGCGGAGCAGGCGGTGCTGCGGCACCtgccgcgggggctgcgggccgAGGTGGCGGCCGGCGTCCACCTGCCGGCCTTGCGCCGCGTCGGCCTCTTCCAGAGCTGGGAGCGGGGTGTCCTGCGGCAGCTGGTGCTGCGCCTGCGCCCCCAGGTCTTCGGCCCCGGCGAGTTCGTCTGCCGCCGCGGCGACGTGGGGCGCGAGATGTACTTCGTCCGCGAGGGCCGGCTGGCCGTGCTGGCCGAGGACGGCGTCACGCAGCTCGCCGTCCTGGGCGAGGGGCTCTACTTCGGGGAGATCAGCCTCATCAACATCAAAG ggAACACCTCGGGGAACCGGCGCACGGCCAACATCATGAGCATCGGTTACTCCGacctcttctgcctctccaaGGAGGACTTGGCGGAGGTGCTGGCCGAGTTCCCCAGCGCCCGGGCCATGATGGAGGCCAAGGGCCgccagctgctgctcagcatgGGCAAGCTGGACGTGCAcgccgaggcggcggcggaggcggtggcggcggaggCCAAGCAGCGGGTGCAGGGCCTGGAGCGggccctggaggagctgcagaggcGGGCGGCACGGCTGCTGGCGCAGCTGGAGTCCGGCGCCTTCAAGCTGGAGTTGCGCGTCCAGCGCCTCGAggggcggctccggcggcggccgcggcgggacGGGGCAGCGGGGCCTGACGGGGCACAGGGTCCCACCGGGGCACAAAGTCCCGCCAGGGTGCCGGGTCCCCCCGAGGTGCAGGGTCCCAGCGGGGTGCAGGGTCCCACGATGCCACAGGGTCCTTCCCAGGGACAAGGTCCTGCTGGAGGATGGggtcccactggggtgcagggtcctACCAGGGCGCAGGGTCCGCCTGGTGCACAAGGTCCCACCGGGGCACAGG GTCCTGCTGGAGGATGGGGTCCCACCAGGGTGCAGGGTCTCAGCGGGGTGCAAGGTCCCACCAGGGTGCAGGGTCCCATCAGTGTGCAAGGTCCCAGTGGGATACAGGGTCCCAGTGGGGCACAAGGTACCCCCAGGTCACAGGGTCCCACCAGGGTGCAGGGTCCCACCAGGGCACATGGTCCcagtggggtgcagggtcccACCAGGGCACAAGATCCCCCCAGGGCACAGGGTCCCAGTGGGGTGCGGGGTCCCCCAagggagtggggtcccagtgggtTGCAGGATCCCACAGGGGGACAGGGTCCCATCAGGACACCGGGTCCCTCCAGGGTGCAGGGTCCCCCCAGGGCGCAGGGTCCCAGCAAGGCACAGGGTCCCCATGGGGTGCGGGGCATGGGGGGCCCAGGCCCCCGGCGCTGA